In Pirellula sp. SH-Sr6A, the DNA window CGTAGCCGACCATGTCGTACTGATAGACCACACACCCCATTCGCGCCAGTTGCACGCAGCGCGCCTGCATCGGGTTCCGCGCGGCGGATTCGAATCGTTCCGCGCCGGTTGCCAAGGAGGTCTTTAGTTCCGCGTCGGAAGCGTGATAGAACCGGCCATTGTCCCAGTGTCCGTGAGGACAGAGAATGCCTGGCCTTTTCGTGTCCGCTGGTTTTCCATCGCGTGGGAGATAAAGGGTACCCGTGACATAGAACCCAGGAAGGCTTTCGAAATAGACCTTGGCAGTCGCGTAGCCATCGAGTTCTTGCAAGCCGTGAACAACAGGTTTCACCGGAGCAAGAGTCGGCTTTGGCAATAGGCCTTGCGAGACAGCCAGTTGTTCCAAGACCTCGGTGCGTCGCGTGTTCCAAGCTTCCAAGGATTCGGGTGGTTGGAAAGGGAAATGACCATCCAGATCTTGGAGCGGAATCGAATCAGCCAGCGGAATGGGATCTGCGGCTTGGACGGCAAATGGTGATGCGAATGAGCAAGAGGCGGCGAGGGCGGCCAGGATTACGAATCGGGAACGGCGAAGGCTCTTCACGATGGTGTCTCGACGAAATGGTAGGGTGGGTGGGAGGGAGTCCGACAGCTGGTATTGTAATCCTAGCCGTTGCGTGCAGGGGGAGGCATTGGATCGGTGATTCGGTTGCGAGCCCATTGCGCGGCGTCGCTCACCACGGGATCCTCGCTTTGAGCATGTCGTTCGATGAGGTCGATCAAATCGGACCGATTGCCGTTTCCAGCGGCGATCAACGCATTGCGTTGCATTCCTCTCAGTTTGGTTCGCCAGAAGGGGGTCGTTCGGTAGAGTTGGCGAAAGGATTCTTCGTCCAAACTCAACCAATGGCGAAGGGAGTTGCGGCTCTCTTGGTGGATCGGATGGAATTCCGGGAGGTGATCGTCGATCCTTTTGCGATTCCATGGGCAGACGATTTGGCAGAGATCGCAACCAAAGATCCAGTTCCCCATCGATTCGCGGAGCGTCGGTTCGATGGGGCCTCGATGTTCGATCGTCAAATAGCTGATGCATCGCGAGGCGTCGAGGACATGGGGTTCGACGAACGCGTGGGTAGGGCAGACATCCAAGCAAGCTCGACAAGAGCCGCAATGGTTTGTCTGCATCGGCTCATCTGTTGGTAATTCCAGATCGGTGAGCAGGGCCGCGAGAAAGAAGTAGCTTCCCCATTCGCGATGCAGGAGCAATGTGTTCTTCCCAATCCAACCCAACCCAGCCAATCGTGCGTAATCGCGTTCTAACAGGGGGGCGGTATCCACAACGCCTCGCCATTTGCTCCCGGGTGCCGAAGCTTCCATTTTTTTCACAATGGTATTGAGTCGACTTCGAATGAAATCGTGGTAGTCGACTTCCCCCATGGCATAATTCCCGATTCGAGCATCCAACCCAGTCGGAAGTTCGCGAAGTTCAGAACAATTCGTTGCACCTAGCAGATCCGTTGGCGGAGTAGTAGGGGCGGGATGTTTGCGACGGCGAGTATCGGGATGGGAGGCGTAGGGCATCCCTAGCATCACGATGGAGCGGCAGTTTTCGAGGACGGATCTCGGGTGGCGATACGCGTCGAGTCGGTCGTCGAGGTAATGCATCGTGCCGTGGTATCCCTGCTCGATCCAGCTTCGGAGGTTGGAGAAGGATTCCGATTCACGTGCGTTGGCGATTCCAAAGAGAGGGAATCCGGCCGAAGCAGCCAGGGCCTCGAGTTCATCACGCATCGGCTTCATCGATGAAGCGAGCACGTACCACCCTCATCACAATTTTTGCCCGCGATGCGATAACGTCGTTTGGCGATCTGGCGGTAGAGCCATCGCCAGACGGGCATGGAGAAAGGGAGGTGGAGGATGGGAGCGATTGGCCAGAGGAGTGGCAGACGCCGGGAAAGGTATCGCAGTGCGTCGGCGCCACCGAAACGTCGTCCATCGGGAGCGACAACCCACATCTGCTCCATGAGCATTTCGTGGGTGAGGTCTGGATAATCGACCGCCACGCAAGGGTCGTGCAAGGAGACGAAGCGGAGGCGATTCTTTCCGTCGAACCGTCGGAGGTGGTCGGTCTGTCGGCGGCAGAAGTTGCATTGGCCATCGAACAAGACAACATCCGACGCGGGTAGCGCCTTGGTGGTGCCGATACTCGATAGGATCGCCTGATTCATGAAACGTTAAGGGGTTGAAGGGTGCCGCCAGTGCAAGGGCTTTGAAGATATTCTAGGCTGCGAAATGGTTTTCAGGTCGATTTTTTACGGACCATTCGCAAATGGGGCCCTACGTTTGGTATGGAGAAAATCTCGCCGATTTCCTGCCATCCGTTCTTCCGATAGAAATCGATCGCTTCTTCACGGGCATTGCACCAAAGCCGGATAGCGGGATTGGGGGCGCTCCACGCGTCGATTGCTTGGAGCAGGGTGCGTCCCACCCCGGAGCCTTGGACAGCGTCGGAGACCGCCATGCCTCGCAATTGGTACCAAACCCCCGAATGAGGGGGGAGATCGGGTGGTATTAGGGTCGTGGAAAGCATCAGGCTCGCGCAGCCGACCATTCGGTCCTCGTGCCACGCGGTGAAATGCTGGGTCGTCGCTAGGTCGTCCCCCACAAATCGAGCCGAGGCTGGGTTTCCTCCGAGCGGTTCACGCAGAACGGCGAATCGAAGATCCCATAGCTCTGCCGGACACTCGGTACCTGGGATCGTGCGTAGAGTGAGGGAATCCAATCGCATGGTGCGGGACCATAAGCTTTCTGCGAGAACGACCGAGAAGGGAGCAATCGAAGGAGTTCGCTGAGACGACAGCGGTCGAGTAAAGGATACCTTTTCTGCGTGAGGAATCCATGTCGTCACTCGGCCCGGAATCTAGGCTCGACGCGAGGTTTCCCCGATCCGGAACTCCCGCTTCAGCTACCTGTACTTGCGCTGGCTACTTGGTATCCTGGGGGGCCATCATCCGGCCTCTCAACTCAACACATGGAGAAATTCCAAGCATGGCTAGACCTGCCACCTTGTTCACAGGCCAATGGGCCGACCTCCCTCTTTCCAAGATGGCTCAGCTCACCAAGGACTTCGGATACGACGGGATCGAGCTTGCTTGCTGGGGCGATCACTTCGAAGTGGACAAAGCCAACTCGGACCCATCCTATTGCGACAACAAACGAGCATTCCTGGATAGTCTTGGTTTGCAATGCCATGCCATCAGCGCCCACTTGGTCGGCCAAGCGGTCTTGGACACCATCGACATTCGTCACAAGTCGATTTTGCCACCTTACGTTTGGGGAGATGGGAATCCTGCAGGGGTGAACGAGCGAGCTTGTGAGGAGCTAAAGGCAACGGCTCGCGCCGCCAAGAAGTTTGGCGTGGGAGTTGTCAATGGTTTCACCGGTTCTTCCATCTGGCACTTGAACTACTCCTTTCCACCTGTTCCGCAGTCGATGATCGACGATGGGTTTAAGCTTCTTGCGACGCGATTCCATCCTATCTTGGACGAGTTTGCAAAGAATGGTGTTCGATTCGCCTTGGAAGTGCACCCGACCGAAATTGCGTTTGACATTTATTCGGCGAAGATGGCGCTTGAAGCGTTGGACAATCGACCGGAGTTCGGATTCAACTTCGACCCCAGTCACTTGATTTGGCAAGGGGTGGATCCGGTCGAGTTCATCCGCGCGTTTCCGGATCGGATCTATCACGTGCACGTGAAGGATGCGACGACCAAGTTGAATGGTCGATCGGGTATCCTCTGCAGTCACTTGAACTTTGGCGATCCACGTCGCGGATGGGATTTCCGAAGCCCAGGGCGTGGCAGTGTGAATTTTGAAGAAATCATCCGTGCGCTCAACGACATCGGTTACAACGGACCTCTCTCGGTGGAGTGGGAAGATAGCGGGATGGACCGCGAATTTGGTGCCGCCGAAGCAGCTCGCTTCGTCAAGAATTTGGATTTTGCACCGAGCGGTCGCGCATTCGATTCGGCTTTTGAAAAGGCATAATGAGCGAAGCAACATTACTTTACCTACCAGCGGACGCGGCTCTTCGGTTTCTTCCCGAGGGGCCGTATCCCTTTGGTCCGGATCAGTTCTCATGGGTTGCGATCCAGCATGGGGCCGAGAGTCGCGTGGGATCGATTGAGGTCTTTGATCTAGCGACCCGCACGAATCGAAGCTATCCGTTGCCGGGGCGTCCCGGGTTTGCATTCCGAACCGATCGTGGAAACTTCGTCGTCGGCTGCGAACGAACGGTTGGGATCTATCATCCCCAGGACGGGTCTATGACCCCCTTGGCCGATGACATCGATGCCGATGTGTCCGGTACCATCATCAATGATGGACTGACCTGGGATGGCAATCTCCTGTTCGGGTGCAAGGATTTGGAGTTCACCACCAAGAAGGCGGGGCTTTACTTTTGGCGAGGCGCCGATCGTCGTCTGTTCAAGCTTCGGGGCGATCAGATTTGCAGCAATGGAAAGTGCATTGCGGGCAAAGGGGATGGTTGGGTCGACTTGCTCGATATCGACACGCCGACGAAGTCGGTCGTTCGCTATCGCATCGACACCGAGGCAGGGAAGATCGTTTCGGAATCGAAGGTGGTCGATTTAACGAGCGATCCAGCGTTCCCGGATGGAATGACCATGAGTCTCGATGGGGAGAGTGTCATCATTTCGCTTTACAACCCCAACCCGGCGGCGTTTGGTCGGACCATTCAAGTCCGATTGAAGGATCAAGCGGTGGTGGCGGAGTGGCGAACCCCTGCGAGCCCTCAAGCGACTTGCCCGCAATGGTTCGTCGATTCGCAGGATTCGCTGTGGCTGATCATCACCACCGCCGTGGAGCACATGCCGGCGGAACGGCAAGCCGACACAAAGAATGCGGGTGCGCTCTTCGCAGTTCCCTTTGGCAAGCTCGCAGATAAAGCTACCTACGAATCGCTGACCCAGCCGTTTCTCGAATCGTAGATTCGGTGCATCCTGTTGTTAAAAGACAGGGCCGTAAAAGACAGAGCCGATGGTGTGCCCCCCAGCCCACCATCGGCTCTTTACTTTTTATTCCGTCCGCTGTGGCATTGCGGTCAATCGTGTCAGCAACGTCACCGTCTATCGCTTCTTGAATCTTTGTATGCGGCTTATGGCAGTGCGAAGACTGCGCCGGTAACCGCAGCGGCTTGAACCGCGGCGCCTCGCAAGCTGATGGGGACAGGTCCGACGGTCCAGGGTGCGCAGGAACCTGGTCGGTAGTAGCCGAGCGAGTACTGGCATTCGTTCATCGGGTGGATTCCCATCTTGTAAGGCAGGACTGCAACGTTCTTGAAGAAATTCAAGCTAGAGATCGCTGGCTGTGCCCAGGGGCCCCATTCGTGTCCGTATCGCTCCAGCTGCACCTCTTCGAAGTACAGCGGTTTGTGGCAAGCCCCGGATGCTTTCCAAGTCATGGTGGTTGCGATGAAATTGCGTGGATCCAGCGAGGTGTCGTTGAGAGAGCAGGTCGCTGGGATACCCCAAGCTTCTGCGACGTAGATTTGATCGGCGTCGCTCAATCGATTGAGCAGGAAGGTGGAGCGTGTTCCATCGTTTTGTTCGATGACGACCGATCCATACGCAAGGTCCACCAATCGGCCTTCCGCGACCACTTCGCCCGCTAGGCTATACCAAGGTCGTTGAGGTGCCTGCTGGATGAAAGCATCCTTGGAGTTGGTGGCTCGTTCATTCTTGTATCCCTCGACGAAAGTGGGAGAGGTATCCACGCTGATTTTCGTGATATCCGATGCCGACAGAGCTTGGCGAAGGGAATCGCAATCGGCCATGGCACGAGACGAAGGACGTACGAACGGCTGCGACGTCGCGTTGTCCGATCCCAAGCTCAGGTCGTTCCCTCGCAAGCTGCGATCCGAGGGGGATTGCAATGGCATCGGCATCGGTGCAGTTTCTTGTTTTGGCAAGAGAGATTGCGGTTCCGAGTCTAGGGAAGGGAGTGGATTCGATGGGGCCGACGGTAAGCCTTGAGGAGCAGGCGGCAGCGAGAGCAAATCTTGTGTTGGTGCCGCGTCCTGGTAAGTGGCCAAACGGACGCCTTGTGCGCGTCGGTTGGTCGCGGCAGCGTGGGTGGAAGCGGGCTGGATCGCTTGATCGGTGATACGATTTGCTGGGGTGACCGGTTGGCGACGTGCGACTGGTTTGAACGAGGTCGATTGCAGTTCCGACTCGGGAATCGATTGGAGCGAGGGTTGTGGAGCGGCTGCGTTGGTTTGCGGCGCGAGCGATTGCGAGTAGGAAGCAGGCTTTTGTGCTGGTCCCTTTTCGACTTTGCGCCAGCGGGCGACAGCGTTGGCTTCGGCGGCGTTGCCGCTTCGAAGGCTGTTCGCAGGAGTGGTATCTGCGGATGCGGCTGGTCTCGCATAAGGTTGCGGAGACCAAGCAGGAGGTTGTTGGGCGGAGGACTGGTTGGAGAGGGCCAATCCGAAAGGGATCGCACCGAGAAGGGCAACGCGAATCCATTCGCGATGACCGGAATGGCGAAGGCTAGTTGTCCCCTGAGTGGGAGACATCCGAGCTGTAGTTGGGTGCTTCCTGCGTGATGGCGATGTCATGAGGGTGATTCTCGCGGACCGTTGCGGCCGAAACCTGTATGAAACGTGCATCCTTGCGTAGCTCCGCGATGGTTTGGGTACCGCAGTACCCCATGCCAGCGCGAAGTCCGCCAACCAATTGGTAAACGTAGTCGGCCAAGGGCCCTTTGAACGGAACACGTCCTTCGACGCCTTCCGGCACCAGCTTGGACAGCTGATCCTGGCTACCTTGTCGGTAGCGTTCGCTCGAACCTTTGACCATCGCTCCCAGCGATCCCATTCCCCGGTAGGCCTTGAAGGTTCGGCCTTGGTAGAGGATGGTTCGTCCTGGGCTCTCGGCTAGACCTGCGAACAAGCTCCCGATCATGACGCAGGAGGCTCCTGCGGCAATCGCTTTGGTGATGTCGCCGCTATAGCGAATTCCACCGTCTGCGATCGTCGGTATGCCTGCTTTCTCGCAAGCCTT includes these proteins:
- the queG gene encoding tRNA epoxyqueuosine(34) reductase QueG, with translation MRDELEALAASAGFPLFGIANARESESFSNLRSWIEQGYHGTMHYLDDRLDAYRHPRSVLENCRSIVMLGMPYASHPDTRRRKHPAPTTPPTDLLGATNCSELRELPTGLDARIGNYAMGEVDYHDFIRSRLNTIVKKMEASAPGSKWRGVVDTAPLLERDYARLAGLGWIGKNTLLLHREWGSYFFLAALLTDLELPTDEPMQTNHCGSCRACLDVCPTHAFVEPHVLDASRCISYLTIEHRGPIEPTLRESMGNWIFGCDLCQIVCPWNRKRIDDHLPEFHPIHQESRNSLRHWLSLDEESFRQLYRTTPFWRTKLRGMQRNALIAAGNGNRSDLIDLIERHAQSEDPVVSDAAQWARNRITDPMPPPARNG
- a CDS encoding thiol-disulfide oxidoreductase DCC family protein; translated protein: MNQAILSSIGTTKALPASDVVLFDGQCNFCRRQTDHLRRFDGKNRLRFVSLHDPCVAVDYPDLTHEMLMEQMWVVAPDGRRFGGADALRYLSRRLPLLWPIAPILHLPFSMPVWRWLYRQIAKRRYRIAGKNCDEGGTCSLHR
- a CDS encoding GNAT family N-acetyltransferase, which translates into the protein MRLDSLTLRTIPGTECPAELWDLRFAVLREPLGGNPASARFVGDDLATTQHFTAWHEDRMVGCASLMLSTTLIPPDLPPHSGVWYQLRGMAVSDAVQGSGVGRTLLQAIDAWSAPNPAIRLWCNAREEAIDFYRKNGWQEIGEIFSIPNVGPHLRMVRKKST
- a CDS encoding sugar phosphate isomerase/epimerase family protein, whose protein sequence is MARPATLFTGQWADLPLSKMAQLTKDFGYDGIELACWGDHFEVDKANSDPSYCDNKRAFLDSLGLQCHAISAHLVGQAVLDTIDIRHKSILPPYVWGDGNPAGVNERACEELKATARAAKKFGVGVVNGFTGSSIWHLNYSFPPVPQSMIDDGFKLLATRFHPILDEFAKNGVRFALEVHPTEIAFDIYSAKMALEALDNRPEFGFNFDPSHLIWQGVDPVEFIRAFPDRIYHVHVKDATTKLNGRSGILCSHLNFGDPRRGWDFRSPGRGSVNFEEIIRALNDIGYNGPLSVEWEDSGMDREFGAAEAARFVKNLDFAPSGRAFDSAFEKA
- a CDS encoding SMP-30/gluconolactonase/LRE family protein, yielding MSEATLLYLPADAALRFLPEGPYPFGPDQFSWVAIQHGAESRVGSIEVFDLATRTNRSYPLPGRPGFAFRTDRGNFVVGCERTVGIYHPQDGSMTPLADDIDADVSGTIINDGLTWDGNLLFGCKDLEFTTKKAGLYFWRGADRRLFKLRGDQICSNGKCIAGKGDGWVDLLDIDTPTKSVVRYRIDTEAGKIVSESKVVDLTSDPAFPDGMTMSLDGESVIISLYNPNPAAFGRTIQVRLKDQAVVAEWRTPASPQATCPQWFVDSQDSLWLIITTAVEHMPAERQADTKNAGALFAVPFGKLADKATYESLTQPFLES